From a single Ignavibacteriota bacterium genomic region:
- a CDS encoding sensor histidine kinase, translating to MNGEIATDRDVAALEERVRKLAGEKSSLELVISLMNRMSEAPGLDTTIQNMLHALADVIGGLDLILYYMREGEIHSADINGSARHDTSIADPLVQRVFTSRQPEEIEQPFEDTRMTTEEFASAYTWAVPLLVGEELIGVFKIECLHISLGDMPRELSTFFAYAAMVLKNAILGHSRLQHAYTALSAEVKVRKQAEEQLLDLNRELEARVLARTAQLQRANEHVRASEEGIRRSLREKEIMLKEIHHRVKNNLQIISSLLSLQSGRYRDQEILRAFDESQRRVRTMAMVHEQLYRSENFASIEFGENLKRITRELVSAYGRVGIQLSLDIEPVTLAIDNAIPCGLIANELLSNALKHAFPADRRGTVSISLHMIDPSHARLIVSDDGVGLPEGKRGCEHPTTLGMTLVTSLAEQIDGSLTCATGAGCTFSLDIPLPPADPAHVPP from the coding sequence ATGAACGGGGAGATCGCCACGGACCGCGACGTTGCTGCACTCGAAGAACGCGTGCGCAAACTTGCCGGCGAGAAGTCATCCCTCGAACTCGTGATCAGCCTGATGAACCGGATGAGTGAAGCGCCAGGACTCGACACCACCATCCAGAACATGCTCCATGCCCTGGCCGATGTGATCGGCGGACTCGACCTCATCCTCTACTACATGCGGGAGGGCGAGATCCATTCCGCCGACATCAATGGCAGTGCGCGCCACGACACGTCCATCGCCGATCCCCTGGTCCAGCGCGTGTTCACATCGCGGCAACCCGAAGAGATCGAGCAACCGTTCGAGGACACCAGGATGACCACCGAAGAGTTCGCGAGTGCGTATACCTGGGCCGTACCCCTTCTGGTGGGAGAGGAACTCATCGGGGTCTTCAAGATCGAATGCCTGCACATCAGTCTGGGCGACATGCCACGCGAACTCTCCACCTTCTTTGCGTACGCTGCGATGGTACTGAAGAACGCGATCCTTGGGCACTCGCGCCTGCAACACGCCTACACGGCGCTGTCGGCGGAGGTGAAGGTCCGGAAGCAAGCAGAGGAACAGCTCCTTGATCTGAACAGGGAACTGGAGGCACGCGTCCTCGCACGCACCGCGCAATTGCAGCGGGCGAACGAACACGTGCGCGCGAGTGAGGAGGGGATCCGCCGTTCCCTGCGGGAAAAGGAGATCATGCTGAAGGAGATCCACCATCGGGTCAAGAACAACCTCCAGATCATCTCGAGCCTTCTGAGCCTGCAATCCGGCCGATACCGCGACCAGGAGATCCTCCGCGCGTTCGACGAGAGCCAGAGGCGTGTCCGCACGATGGCCATGGTGCACGAACAACTCTACCGGTCGGAGAACTTTGCCAGCATCGAGTTCGGCGAAAACCTCAAAAGGATCACCCGGGAACTGGTCTCGGCCTACGGCAGGGTGGGCATCCAACTCTCTCTGGACATCGAGCCGGTCACTCTGGCGATCGACAATGCGATCCCCTGCGGACTGATTGCGAACGAGCTCCTGTCGAATGCCCTGAAGCACGCGTTCCCCGCAGACCGTCGTGGAACGGTGTCGATCAGCCTGCATATGATCGATCCCTCGCATGCGCGCCTGATCGTCAGCGACGATGGGGTGGGCCTCCCCGAAGGAAAACGCGGCTGCGAGCACCCTACGACCCTCGGCATGACGCTGGTAACATCGCTGGCCGAGCAGATCGATGGATCGCTGACCTGCGCCACCGGTGCGGGCTGTACCTTTTCCCTCGATATCCCCCTCCCGCCCGCCGATCCGGCGCACGTGCCTCCTTGA
- a CDS encoding DUF1638 domain-containing protein, with the protein MQHTNTDGGSSSAPAQELTFLIGCGILAREIRSLIRKNHWPLEPILLDPDLHNDFCSLERALASSLTAHRSDSTVVFYGCCHPRIDDIVAGAQTVRTQGQNCIEMLLGHDVFSREVEQGAYFLMEAWARNWHRVIANAFGTTTPDVIRSIFNEDRRYLLALRTPCTGDFTGAAEEAGRVAGLPVRWMDVSLDALEDTLRTAIVLRSSANVP; encoded by the coding sequence ATGCAGCATACGAATACGGACGGTGGCTCCAGTAGCGCACCTGCGCAGGAGCTGACCTTCCTCATAGGCTGCGGGATCCTGGCCCGGGAGATCCGATCCCTGATCAGGAAAAATCATTGGCCCCTCGAACCCATCCTGCTCGACCCGGACCTGCACAACGATTTCTGCTCGCTTGAGAGGGCGCTCGCATCCTCCCTCACCGCGCATCGATCCGACAGCACGGTCGTCTTCTATGGCTGCTGCCACCCCAGGATCGACGATATCGTGGCCGGGGCACAGACGGTGCGCACCCAGGGACAGAACTGCATCGAGATGCTGCTCGGCCACGACGTGTTCAGCAGGGAAGTGGAACAGGGGGCCTATTTCCTGATGGAAGCATGGGCACGCAACTGGCACCGCGTGATCGCCAATGCATTTGGCACCACGACGCCAGATGTCATCCGATCCATTTTCAACGAGGACCGCCGGTACCTCCTGGCGCTCCGGACCCCCTGCACCGGCGACTTCACCGGGGCGGCCGAAGAAGCAGGGCGCGTTGCCGGCCTGCCGGTCAGATGGATGGACGTCTCCCTCGACGCTCTGGAAGACACGCTCCGTACCGCCATCGTGCTCCGATCATCGGCGAATGTCCCATGA
- a CDS encoding uroporphyrinogen decarboxylase — MERLVAAINGTPADRIPVFCNLLDQGAKELGLDLESYYTSGEHVAEAQLRMLRKYGHDNVWSLFYVGKEAELLGCKKILFAREGPPNVMDFVIRTLDDIDTLEVPERLEDHPAFTEQSRCLAILRNEVGGKVPICSYISSSMTIPAMLMGMERWLELLLLGPEEKRDLLLATCHEFFVREVRACRAAGADVIVYANPFGSTDFVPMSIFTSLSLPWIMRDIQAIGPDGVVYYCGMARMNDVIGVVRERTGLGTYYVSPLDDLASAKQIIGTQGLTCGVINDIRLIEWSPAEIRQEVKRMMEAGMPGGHFLFGTGVMPYCIPEENIRTMLNAAYEYGRWLQ, encoded by the coding sequence AACTCCGGCGGACAGGATCCCCGTGTTCTGCAACCTGCTCGACCAGGGAGCGAAAGAGCTCGGACTCGACCTTGAATCGTACTACACCAGCGGCGAGCATGTCGCCGAAGCACAGCTCCGCATGCTCCGGAAGTATGGACATGACAACGTCTGGAGCCTCTTCTATGTCGGCAAAGAGGCGGAACTGCTCGGATGCAAGAAGATCCTGTTCGCCCGGGAAGGACCGCCCAATGTGATGGACTTCGTCATCCGTACCCTGGATGATATCGACACCCTGGAGGTGCCCGAACGGCTGGAGGATCATCCGGCGTTCACCGAACAATCCCGGTGCCTTGCCATCCTGCGGAACGAGGTCGGCGGGAAGGTGCCGATCTGTTCGTACATCTCGTCGTCCATGACGATCCCCGCGATGCTCATGGGGATGGAACGCTGGCTCGAATTGCTGCTCCTTGGCCCCGAGGAGAAGCGCGACCTGCTCCTCGCAACGTGCCACGAGTTCTTCGTTCGCGAGGTCCGCGCCTGCCGTGCGGCGGGGGCGGATGTCATCGTGTACGCAAACCCCTTCGGGTCCACGGATTTCGTGCCGATGAGCATCTTCACCTCCCTTTCCCTGCCGTGGATCATGCGCGATATCCAGGCCATCGGTCCGGACGGGGTCGTGTACTACTGTGGCATGGCACGGATGAACGACGTCATCGGCGTTGTCCGCGAACGGACCGGGCTCGGCACGTACTATGTGAGTCCGCTGGACGACCTCGCATCGGCGAAACAGATCATCGGCACGCAGGGGCTGACCTGCGGGGTCATCAACGATATCAGATTGATCGAATGGTCTCCTGCAGAGATCCGGCAGGAGGTGAAACGCATGATGGAGGCAGGGATGCCCGGAGGACATTTCCTGTTCGGCACCGGCGTCATGCCCTACTGTATCCCGGAAGAGAACATCAGGACCATGCTCAATGCAGCATACGAATACGGACGGTGGCTCCAGTAG